The sequence ATGTAATCAGCTACAGTACTCGTTAtcacataataataaataaaaaataatgaacacATACTTGTTAATAAAATGTATCAAGAAgacatcaaattaaaataataacaatttttttaaaaaataaaataaaatgaaaacaaGAAAAGAACTATATATTTCTAAGCTGTCCAATACAATTTCACTGCAAACAAAAGCTTCTCCCTCTCCAATGGTCCATCTTCATGATCTACAATTTGAGTATCCCAATTCAATCCATATGCAATTCTTTTCACCTTCACCAATATATCTACATCGTCTCGAATAATCAAACTTCCTTCGGGTCTCAAAATCCTGTCCATTTCTAATAAAATATCTTCCATTCCGCATCTGCATCACAacataaacaagaaaaagaCGTATTCGCAAGTTAATCATAGTGTATAGACAGTCtatattttcgaaattgtgAATATATAGTATAGTATATAGTTTGCGATGTTACCTATCTTTGTAGAGGGTAAATATTGAATCAGCATGGATGAGATCGTACGTTCTTGGATAAGTTGACATCGCTTCACACCTGCACGAAGGGTGTCACGACTTGAGTCAACACATTTTAGGAGTGGGAAGATTCCGAGTAAATGAATATTAGAACAAGAACACGCGGTATacgtatatatatttgtataccaGCTCTGATAAGTTCCAATCAATCCTCGTTCGTAGATGACACCGAGTGTGTTGACCTTAGCCTCGACTGGAACTACGTTCATCACCCAAAGAGGATCGTCGATCAAATTAGCAGCGAATCCACCCAAGAAAGCGTTCATATCAAGGACGTTGCGATACCTTCCCTTTTGGCCTAGCTGTTTATTGACCGTTTTATAATACGAGACCCTCCTCTTCCACAGTTGCAAGTCCTGATGAAAAGTTTCACTGGTCACTCCATTTATCGTTCCTCGACTAATCCTAGGAGGTAAGGCAGTTAGACGATTTGGCCACTTTTCCAGCCCACCGCCCGCTACCTCCTCATTGGTGGAAACATCGGGTAAACGAGTCAAGCAAGTTTCTGAATTTGTGTACCTAAGAAGAAGAAGCACATAATTCTTACATGCATTGAATTCAGCTAGCTACAAGTGTACTGAAATTGTAACAAAACCGAAAAGAGAAACAAGGAACGATCACAAACCAAGATTTATCGGGGTTCTGATCATTGGGGCAAAACGTGGGGTTCTTGACCagtgatttaaattttttgcacTTGAAGTGATTCAATGGCTTTTGCCAAATAGAGATATCATCCTTCTCGACTAGCTTTTTCCAACATAGGCTCCTTGTTACGTTCTCAATTTGCATTTGCTCCGAATTCAAATCTTCCCTCGACCTCTCCCACCCTTTCCAGTATTTTCTCCAACGGATAGGTGGACCTGAGAGGATCCAATACCCGCCCGGCCTTAAAACACGATCAACTTCAATCAAGTATGCACCATCTAAATAAAAACGCGAGTCAGATTAATTAAAATCAAGTGGGAATAAGATCATGAGTCTCACTGCTCAAGTGAAAATATCTTCAATGAAAGAAACCTTGATTTGTGATCAAATACACTTCTCACCGATCAAGATTCTAAATACTGTCGGAccgaaatatcatatatatcatgttggTGTGAAATTACCATATTCGCCCCAGGGAATGAGGCAACGCGAGCAATGTGCCATGTCGAAAGCCCTAGACGGGTATGGTAGCCTCTTGGAGGCGATGACGCCGATCAACGCAGGAACCCCTCGTTCCAATGCGAATTGCACCTGAGCTTCGTGTGTGTCCCTCGGTGCAAACGACATCGTGAGGATGTTTCTTGATAAAAGATAAGCACCCCAGCTCGCAACCTGATGacaataaccaagaaatatagNaaaaaaaaaaaaaaaaaaaaaaaaaaaaaaaaaaaagaaaaaaaagcaaGTACCAACTGGTTTCATTTGTCAATGAAtagaaaagacaaaaaaaaaatatgttagtaGCACTATGCCATGTGTGTTACATGCTTTCATGCATGGCCAAGTTGCCTGCTTGTATAGATAAAAAGATGTTGGACTTCTTGGGGTAAAATACAATTACAACCATCCACAGTAATCagtataaaaatgtttaaaattaaataatatttaataacgAAAAGAAAAGCAGCCAActcttttcaaaatttaaaagttagCAGACtccaaattatttaaaattagtggCTCGATAAACCACAATACCAAACCTCACTCACTTTTGTCGTAATTCATACAAAAAAAAGTGTGCCCATACCAAAAATGGCAAATTCTTTTTTCCACATTTACGTATGGAACTGCCCTGCTCATAATCGATCACCACCTCTTATTCCCCGTTAACTACAAACTTAAAGCATTTAATTTGACAATTGAATTGCATAATACAACCACAATCTTTGTCCAAAGCAAATACTTCACCTCCAATTGTAAACGATggaattatataatatttcacaAACTACTTAATTTATTGCTAATTTTGTCGGACATGTTGATTTCAGGATAataaatgttataataaaataatatctaACCAAAATTTATATCGGAAAAAAAATACAGCTTGCACTTAAATGGAATGACGGGGTTATTAAGAAAACAAGATTAATTCTCcggaaattaattaaattaaccaaaaataatttttacgtTAAAAAAATGCATTCCTAGCAAAATAAATTATCTTGCATgttgttttcttcttcttcttcttgaggaaaaaataataataagaagaatAAAAAACTTACCCCGCAACCAGTATCAATGGCGGTCCGAATGGAGCCATCCTTCAAATTAATCAACTttccaatatcatcgatgtaAGCGTCAGCGCCATTAGGAAACATTGTTCCTCCACCAGGGAACCTAAACCGGTCTCCCTCGAACCGAATCCAATTCTGAACCGCCTTCTCCACGGTCAATTCCTTGTGTGGTACATTTGCGTACCACACCAGATCCCTGCTCTGCGGCCACTTGAAAGGGTTTTTGTATCCGTGTGGAGCCGGAACCCGGCATTTCAATAACTCCTCTTTCGCAGGACAGTGCCTCTCTCTGTATATCAACCTGTCACGCTCGAATTTCAGCGATCTTTTCTGGTCCTCGCATGGGGTGTATTCACTGTACCGTAAGTCACATGGGGGGTATTTCTTGATTTTCACGCCGGAGACATCGTCCCCTACGCCACCGTCCGCGGCGGCATGATGGGACTCGAAGTCGAGTATAACCGTGGAGGAGGAGGTCTGGCGGGTTTTGTTTGAGGTGGAGATCAAGCATGGGATGGTAGCGCCAAGCTTTGAGATGGTAGAGGTGGTGGTGCCGCCGTGTTTCCAGACGGCGAAGAGGTAGGAGAGGGAGCATAGGATTGTGACTAAGGCTAAGGAGAAGAGTCTGGGTTTCTTGAGGTAGGACGAGGCGGCATTGGCCGTGGGTTTGGAAAGTGGAGTGTAGTGAGGAAGGGGCGGACCTCCCATGTCTCTTGATTTCTCGTTCTTGGTTATGAAAAATGGAGTGCGCACGCAAGTTTTATAGGAGGAATATGGTggagtgttgaattaattggagGATTGGAAAAAGGGTCGAGGAGGGAGACAAGTTAAGAATCAAGTTGAACACACGTGAGAGGTGAGTTAATTTGTAGAGGTGGTGTGTAGTAATAAATTAGATCTCGAGATGGTACGTAATAAGTTGGGAAATGGATCGGAGAGTTTAATATAatctcaatatttttattttcaaatagatTCGTAATGCTAATTACAACTTTAACATTGCCTTTTGTTTAGATTAATTTAGGGTGGGAGAGTACCCCAACTCGAGTTACTCTCATATTTGAGAGTATGATGTTATGCCAAGGCGAGTTTAACTTACACCAAAAGTAAATCTCTTTGTTTCTATTTTGTATAAAATGACCGGCCGATAATCTCACAAAAAAATATAGAgttaatcaatatttatttattttagaatgAGATAATAGATAGAACATGTTATACCCACTTATCACCTTTTATCAATCTGCTCTCACAAGTTATGGGGGAGACATTGTGTCATTAGCAAGCACTGATAGCAAGGAAATAAAATATGGAAATTACTACAAATTATTTTGGTTGTTTTTTCAATTATGTCCTGTATATGTCATTTTAGAATTATTATCTAAGATGGGtaatattaacttaaaatcGAAAGTCTAAAAGATAGTGTGTGAATTATTTGGCTAGCTGTAATGTGTTCCAGATTTGAAACTTTAAGCGTGTGTGCATTGGTGCACTGTGGTGTGAATATAATTAAGGTTATATTATATTTAGTATgcagtttgaaaaaaaaaaaaactcggtGTCATTTATGAAGAGGTTCAAAAATAGAAATGGGGGATGGTTGGATGAAATCTGACTTTCTacgaaataagaaaaattaaataatgaaatcGACTACTCAgcatgtgaaaataataataataattattattataattataataatgaaaataaataacatcGGATGAATAGAAAAGTTTATCCTCTTTTGGACTGATAATaactaatattaaataataatgatgattaattaatataaataggCCGATTTCCTACTCCAGTGAAGATTGGGTTGAGGTCCCAGTTAGGAAATTGTATGTTGTCCTTTTTcctattaaattatttaatttaacaatataaatgAATATATAATTACTGAAACATTTCTTaatgtaaaattaaaaaaggAAATAAATTTAGTCAAAGTAATTAATAGCATGCATTAAAAATGGTTATAATATATAGACtgatattttctttaaaatgctAGAGCAAGAAAAAACCTTATTTGGAAAAGAGCTAATATGAAATGAAGCGTTTCAGAAGATGCTTTTATCGACTTTAATCTCATGACTAAACCATTCTccacacataaaaaaaataataataaataaataaaaataataaaaagaagcAACCTTATGGATTCTCCGATCCCTTCAACTTTGAATAAAAGTTAGAATTATAAAATTACATCAATCCAAATCATAATTATAAACTGAACGTGTCATGATTCATTTTGAGGATAAGGATGTAtgttcattttaatttttgctTATTTAAAATGGTTTCAAATATCTATTTCGCGAAACAGATCGATCTAATTCAtacttataattaaaaataatattttcgacataaaaaataatatttttccattcaaatcaatatatattacacaatatatttttgacataaaactAATGTATTTCATGAGTCAGATCGAATTGataatccgtctcacaaaactGATTCGTAAACGGTCTcctgtgattttttttttaaaaaaaaatctaagaaCCTGTACATTTTTTAATATGATGATTTACACATCAAATTTTGACTAGGTACGTACTTTTGTCAACGCCTAGGATTATCTGAACAAGAGTTGTGCTGATTGTTCATTAGCATCTTATTCGTACGATGCATAATAGtgtgttattttttattaaaaaaaattatatataaaagttgAGTTATTTGGGTAAGGTGGCCCGTGGCTGCCATTATTAATCCCCTCCGCCTCGGAGACATCCATTCGTCATAGGTTTGGAGTTCAATATTCTCTACAAAATATAGTTTATTGTCATGTGAAACTCTGATGTTATATTTAGTCAAAGTGTTtcatttcttttgaaaaattgtATCATGATCGACTGCTTCTTGTTGTATCCAAGTAACGAATCTTaagagtaattttttttatatgtgatgGTGGTATtcgccaaaaaaattaattgacaAAACACTGTtgtattttagaaaattttcaaagatcgtaattttgatttcttttaattgtatgatttataatcaattttataaaataaaatcttctctttctcttttttagttttaaataataattttatttcataactTGAATTAGATATATATGTAGGACTAGGAGTAAAGATTTCTTGCAGATTACTCGTTTGGTGGAGTTTTTAACTTCTAAGGGCAGCAAGTTTAACTTCGAGGGTTCCTGTTTTATatataaacacaaaaactcatacgGGACGATTTTacagtcaattttatgatataaatattttattttggtcgctcgttaaaaaatattactttttattgtaaatacgGATATGATTGATTCGTCTCGTgaataaagattcatgagaccatttcacaaaaaacctactcatatataaattaatatatgctATAGTTGTATCTTTCCTATtaaattgtttatatatttatttttcataaaataaaaataaatgtttttttagcataaaaataagGTATTAGTGAGAAGGGATATGTATACACACACcccaaaaaaaaatggaaagtcCAAGAGATACGAAACGTCAACGTAGCGATGGTGTTGAAGTTGAGCATTAATTCATTTCGGGAGACGTTTTATAAATTCTTATTCTCAATTAGTCATttaatgtttaaataattacttcCTCGAAAGCCGATTAATATATTGCTAGATCTCCTTCCCAAAGATGAATTAACCAACCTAAGAATATTGAAACAAGATAAGCTTATttctaaaaatcataaattaaaactAAAGTTGATTAGTAAATTGACGTGAATTTATGTATTGAGAAGtgtgtttttaaattatttaaaagagatttaaaattcattgatttcaaatgtattttcattgtttcatagttttaaaaatagaaaatcaaatttatcttcATATTTGTTAATACTACAATTGAACTAATAGATTTCAGATTTCTAGAATATTGAAGTATTTAGAAATAAATCGAgattgatataaatatattataaatatataagagATGAATTTGTATTTTCCTTTATTGAggttattaaaataatttcaaatgagtTTATCCAAATGAGTtggtctcttgtgatacggtcttatgaatatttatttatgagacaggtcaaccttaccgatattcacaataaaaagtaatattttttcatggatgactcaaataagatatctgtcccacaaaatacgatccgtgaaatcgtctcacactAATTTTTGACATTCCCCTCTTGGAGGTTTGTGGATCCCATAATTTCAGACTAATTGTATTTTAGAGAATGGTAACTTTAGTACACTATTTTAAATATGGTACCGATAGATGAATGTTGCGCGCGCTAGTGGGCTTTACAAACTAAGTTGTAATTTTAGTGGGCTTCAACGAGACTAATTAGGCCCATTCTACTACTACTTAATTCAACTGTTCTTATTTCTCTATTGGCATTCGCGCAATCAATTGGCAGTTGGAGAAGAGGGGTAATACCTTAACGCCATGGCGGACGAGGACTATGAGATGGATGGAGGGTTCGTAGATATTCGTAATTCAGTCGATTTTTAATCTAATTTCGTTTAATATTCCCCTATAAACTTCGATGGCGGCACACCACCTCTGTTTTCTGGAATTAGGGTTTTTTTAGGGCTTTTGGATTTTTTCTGACTAATGACGGTTTGTTGGGTTTTTCTCAGCTACGAGGATGAGCCAATGGAACCCGAGATTGATGTGAGCGTTTCGTTTGATTCTTCGTTACGTTTTTTTATTTTCGGTTATGGGTTTCA comes from Primulina huaijiensis isolate GDHJ02 chromosome 5, ASM1229523v2, whole genome shotgun sequence and encodes:
- the LOC140977105 gene encoding probable methyltransferase PMT16, with protein sequence MGGPPLPHYTPLSKPTANAASSYLKKPRLFSLALVTILCSLSYLFAVWKHGGTTTSTISKLGATIPCLISTSNKTRQTSSSTVILDFESHHAAADGGVGDDVSGVKIKKYPPCDLRYSEYTPCEDQKRSLKFERDRLIYRERHCPAKEELLKCRVPAPHGYKNPFKWPQSRDLVWYANVPHKELTVEKAVQNWIRFEGDRFRFPGGGTMFPNGADAYIDDIGKLINLKDGSIRTAIDTGCGVASWGAYLLSRNILTMSFAPRDTHEAQVQFALERGVPALIGVIASKRLPYPSRAFDMAHCSRCLIPWGEYDGAYLIEVDRVLRPGGYWILSGPPIRWRKYWKGWERSREDLNSEQMQIENVTRSLCWKKLVEKDDISIWQKPLNHFKCKKFKSLVKNPTFCPNDQNPDKSWYTNSETCLTRLPDVSTNEEVAGGGLEKWPNRLTALPPRISRGTINGVTSETFHQDLQLWKRRVSYYKTVNKQLGQKGRYRNVLDMNAFLGGFAANLIDDPLWVMNVVPVEAKVNTLGVIYERGLIGTYQSWCEAMSTYPRTYDLIHADSIFTLYKDRCGMEDILLEMDRILRPEGSLIIRDDVDILVKVKRIAYGLNWDTQIVDHEDGPLEREKLLFAVKLYWTA